ACCCACTCAGCTGAGAGATGAGCTTGCACAATTTGGGTTACGGGCCGCATAAGGAAGGAAGAGAGATGGAACTGGGAATCATCGGACTGGGCGCCGGATTCGTTCGCGCGAGGAGAACAACTTTACGGATCGCATGATCTCGATCATGCGCGGGGCCTTTGGTGGTCACGACGTGAAAAGGACGTAGTTTTGCTGGACGTGTGAGGCGATGGATTTGGCGCCACGCACGGACCTTGAATTTCATCTGCCAGCGGATTTTTATCGGTCGGCACAGCACGGAAGGTTTGTAAGGAGCGAATTATGAGCGCAAGTACAGTACCAGTCGGCGTATCGGCAGCAGCGGTGGATGCCACCAAGAAGGGTGAGCGCGTGCCGGAGCCCTGCATCGTGGTTATCTTTGGAGCCTCGGGCGATCTGACTAAGCGGAAGCTTTTGCCGGCGCTCTATCACCTGGATCAATCGGGACTTCTGCCGAAGGACTTCGCGGTGGTCGGGGTGGCGCGTCGCGATCTGAGCGCAACGTTTGGCCCTGACATGAAGGAAGGCATTCTGAAGGGCGGCGGGGTTGAGGAGAACGATCCGAAGCTGAAGCCGTTTATGGATCGCATCTCTTACTTCGCGACGGAGTTCGACGACGATGCTGGCTTCGATAAGTTGAAGGCGCACCTGGCGGAGTTGGATGGCAAGTTCAACACGAAGGGCAATCGGCTGTTCTATCTGGCGGTGGCGCCGGAGTTCTTTGCCGACATCACACGCCGATTGGGCAAGCATGGTATGGCAAGTCCCGAGGCCGGGGACAAGCACTGGGTGCGGGTGATCATCGAGAAACCGTTTGGCACCGATTTAGAGTCGGCGCGCAAGCTGAACGACGAGATCAACGATGTGCTGGCTGAAGATCAGATCTTCCGCATTGATCACTACCTGGGGAAGGAGACGGTTCAGAACATTCTGGTGTTTCGCTTCGGCAATGGGATCTTTGAGCCGGTGTGGAATCGCAACTTCATCGACCATGTCGAGATTACGGCTGCTGAGTCGATTGGTATTGAAGGGCGTGGGCCGTTCTACGAGAAGGCCGGCGCGGTTCGCGATGTGCTGCAGAACCATGTGATGGAGGTTCTCTCGTTTGTGGCGATGGAACCACCGGACTCGTTTGAAGCTGAGGCGGTGCGTACCGAGAAGCTGAAGGTTTGGCGTGCGATTGAGGGCATTCCTGTCAACAACACAGTGCGTGGACAGTATGGTCCGGGCAAGGTGGATGGCAAGGACGTCGTTGGGTATCGGCAAGAGGATCGTGTCTCGCCAACCTCGAGCACGGAGACCTTTGCTGCGATCCGGCTGGGGATCGAAAACTGGCGATGGGCGGGCGTTCCGTTTTACCTGCGCGCCGGGAAGCGGCTGGCCAAGCGCGTGACGGAGGTGACGATTGTGTTCAAGCAGCCGCCGCTGCACCTCTTCAAGTCCAACAGCAGCGAGGACAATATTGCTCCGAACATCATCAAGATGCGGATTCAGCCGGATGAGGGGATCTCGCTGCAGTTTGGCGCGAAGGTTCCTGGGCCGACTACCAATCTTGCACAGGTGAACATGGCGTTCAGCTACGCGGATGCGTTCGGCAAGTCTTCGGCGAACGGGTATGAGCGGCTGTTGCTGGATGCGATGCTGGGTGATGCGACGTTGTTCGCGCACCGCGATGGCGTTGAGGCGACCTGGGCGCTGTTTACGCCGATCCTCGAGGCGTGGGCGAAGGTTGAGGCCAAGCACTTCCCCAACTACGCGGCTGGCACTGAAGGGCCGGAGTGCGCGGATGAGCTTCTGGCGAAGGATGACCGGAAGTGGGAGAAGCTGTAGGACAGTGTTACGGCGCGCTGGACTCCGGGATATTTGTGAAACTTGTTCCGGAGTTCGTCCGTTTTCGGATTGTTGGTAGTTCAAATTCTTTGTAGCGAGATCCTATGCCCCGTCCAGTTTCTGTTACCTTTCGCGTATCGCCAACACCAGCAGCCACGGCTCGGGCCGCTGCGCAGCTCTTTACCGAGGCCGCGGGGAAGGCCGCACAGTCGCGCGGGCTGGCTCGCATCGCCATCTCTGGCGGCACGACGCCTAAGACGATGTTCGGCCTGCTCGCGGACCCGGCGGAGCCGTTTCTCAAGCAGGTTCCGTGGGACAAGCTCGATCTCTACTGGGTGGATGAGCGCTGCGTGCCGCCTGACAATGCGGAGTCGAACTACCGCATGACCAAGGAGGCACTGCTCTCGAAGGTTCCGCTGCCGGCGGAGCGGGTGCACCGGATGGAGGGAGAGCTCGCACCTGACGTTGCTGCGGCGCGCTACGAATCGACGATTCGAAATACGTTCAAGCTTGAGGGCGCGGAGACTCCTACGTTCGACCTGGTGCTGCTGGGTATGGGCGACGATGGGCATACGGCGTCGCTGTTTCCGCATACCGAGGCGCTGAACGAGATGAGCCACATTGTGGTGCCAAACCACGTTCCGCAGAAGGATACGTGGCGCATCACGCTGACCTGGCCGGTGATCAACCAGGGCCGGGAGGTGGCGTTTTTGATCGAGGGCGCGGGCAAGACGCAGGTTCTGCACGATGTTTTTCTGGGTCCGTACCAACCCGAGGTGCACCCTTCGCAGCTGATTCGTCCGGCCAGCGGACAACTGACCCTCTTGCTCGACTCGGCTGCAGCGGCTAAGCTGCCTGCACCGGCGAATTCGGATTCGACCGGAACTTTGGAGCTTAAATAGATGATTCTCGCTGGGGATGTTGGCGGAACAAAGGTTCACCTTGCACTGTACGACTTCGCCAATGGGCGTCTGCACCAGATCCGCGACCAGAAGTTTCCTGCGGTTGAGTATGTGAGCCTGGACGATGTGGTTCATAAGTTTCTGGCTGGGGACGGGACCAACGCGACGCAGGGAGGGGATATCTTTGGGGCTTGTTTCGGGTGTCCGGGGCCGGTTCGCGATGGGCGTCTGAAGCTGACGAACCTGCCTTGGACGCTGGATACACGCGACCTGGTGAAGTCGCTTTCGATTCCTCATATATCTCTGATCAATGATCTTGAGGCGACCGGTTATGGCATCCCCGAGCTTGCGCCGGAGAGCATCTTTACGCTGCACGAGGGCGATCTCGAGGCTACCGGGCATGCGGGCCTGATGGCAGCGGGGACGGGGCTGGGCCAGGCGCTGCTGATCTGGGATGGGCAGAAGCACCGTCCGATCGCGTCGGAGGGCGGCCATGCCGACTTTGCGGCGCGGAGTAATCGCGAGATTGCGCTGCTGGAGTACCTGCGCTCTACGCTGAAGGGACGCGTTAGCTGGGAGCGGGTTGTCTCCGGTATTGGCATCAAGAATGTCTACGCCTTTCTGCGCGATGTGGAGAAGATCGATGAGCCGGGGTGGCTGCATGACCGGATGCAGACGGAGGATCCGAACGCTGTGATCGGGGAGTGTGCCGAGGATGGCTCCAGCTCGTTGTGCTTCGAGACGATGAAGATCTTCGCTGGGGCTTATGGGGCGGAGGCGGGCAATATCGCGCTGCAGGTGCTTGCGACGGGCGGGATGTATCTTGGCGGGGGTATTGCTCCGAAGATTTTGAAGACGTTGAAGAACGGCACCTTTACCCAGGCTTTCATCGACAAGGGGCGGTTGTCGCCGATGGTCGAGTCGGTGCCGGTTCGCGTGATTCTGGACGATACCTGTGCTCTGCTGGGGGCGGCGGCTTATGCGGAGGCTCGTGCGTCGGAGAACGCGGGTTATTCGGAGCGCGCGGCTTCGGTTAAGGCTTCGTAGTGTGTTTCATGGGCAATCGAAGGAACGTCTCCGCCTGTGAATGTTGTAAAAGAGTGGTCTTTTCGCACTCGGGGGGATTGACAGAATGTGCTGGGGATGAAATCTCTGGAAGGTGCTTTCTTTGCGAAAGAGATTGAGTCAGAGGAGAGAGGCTGATCCCGGGAATATTCGGGTCCTGGATCAGTTATATATATAGGACTTCTTTTTTGTGGGGCAGGTTTCCCTCAAGCCGTTTTCTCTCAAGCCGTTATACTGATCGCGACCCATCTTGCCCACCACTTCTATTACGTCCCCCGAAATCGCGTCGCAGGAAATTCTCGATGCCCGTTCTTCCGAAGACATTGCAGTAGCTTCGCCATCGGCGTTTCCTTCGCCGGCGTTTTCGGGCGGGCTCGACTTCACACAGCGTGCCGATCTGATTGAGTTGATGGATCTGCCTTGCCCTTATGAGGAGCTCCGCGCGTGCCTGCATGATATTGCCCGCGTCAACCGGCTGACGTTTGCGCAGCGGCCTACGCTGGGCTGGCTGGAAGATCTGGTGGCGGCGCATCCTCGCTCGGCGGCTCCGTTGCGCGTGGTGGACGTGGGGTGCGGCTATGGAGATACACTGCGGAAGATCGATCGATGGGCGGCCAGGCGGGGAGTTGCGGTGACGCTGACGGGCATCGATCTGAATCCGGATGCGATTCGCGCCGCGCGGGAGGCTACGCCGCCGAGCCAGCAGATTGAGTGGCTGGTTGGGGATGCGCTGGCCGATCACACGCAGGGGCCTATCGACGTTGTCCTCTGTTCCTTGTTAACGCACCACCTGACGAATGCGCAGATCGTGCTGTTTCTGCGTTGGATGGAGCAGACGGCGCGGCGTGGGTGGTTCATCGACGATCTACATCGCAAGCCGGGGCCCTACCACCTGTTTCGGCTATGGGCGCGGTTTGCGAACTGGCACCGGTTCGTGAAGAACGATGGGCCGGTGTCGATCCGGCGCAGCTTCGTGGTGGAGGACTGGCAGAGGCTGTGCTCTGCTGCCGAGATTGGCGTGGGGAACGTCTCAATCACGGAGCACCGTCCGGCGCGGCTTTGCGTGGGACGGGTCAAGTAAGTAGATTGCCGCGACGGCGCTCCCCTTACACAAACAATATCTTCGTTTCGAGGCCCTCTTTGATCTTCGTTCGCAACTCTGCTTCTGTCTTCTCTGCCTTTGTACTTTTTCTTGTCACAAGCGTTGGAGTGCAGGCGCAGCGGCTGCCTGC
This sequence is a window from Edaphobacter lichenicola. Protein-coding genes within it:
- a CDS encoding methyltransferase domain-containing protein encodes the protein MPTTSITSPEIASQEILDARSSEDIAVASPSAFPSPAFSGGLDFTQRADLIELMDLPCPYEELRACLHDIARVNRLTFAQRPTLGWLEDLVAAHPRSAAPLRVVDVGCGYGDTLRKIDRWAARRGVAVTLTGIDLNPDAIRAAREATPPSQQIEWLVGDALADHTQGPIDVVLCSLLTHHLTNAQIVLFLRWMEQTARRGWFIDDLHRKPGPYHLFRLWARFANWHRFVKNDGPVSIRRSFVVEDWQRLCSAAEIGVGNVSITEHRPARLCVGRVK
- the glk gene encoding glucokinase, with translation MILAGDVGGTKVHLALYDFANGRLHQIRDQKFPAVEYVSLDDVVHKFLAGDGTNATQGGDIFGACFGCPGPVRDGRLKLTNLPWTLDTRDLVKSLSIPHISLINDLEATGYGIPELAPESIFTLHEGDLEATGHAGLMAAGTGLGQALLIWDGQKHRPIASEGGHADFAARSNREIALLEYLRSTLKGRVSWERVVSGIGIKNVYAFLRDVEKIDEPGWLHDRMQTEDPNAVIGECAEDGSSSLCFETMKIFAGAYGAEAGNIALQVLATGGMYLGGGIAPKILKTLKNGTFTQAFIDKGRLSPMVESVPVRVILDDTCALLGAAAYAEARASENAGYSERAASVKAS
- the pgl gene encoding 6-phosphogluconolactonase, translating into MPRPVSVTFRVSPTPAATARAAAQLFTEAAGKAAQSRGLARIAISGGTTPKTMFGLLADPAEPFLKQVPWDKLDLYWVDERCVPPDNAESNYRMTKEALLSKVPLPAERVHRMEGELAPDVAAARYESTIRNTFKLEGAETPTFDLVLLGMGDDGHTASLFPHTEALNEMSHIVVPNHVPQKDTWRITLTWPVINQGREVAFLIEGAGKTQVLHDVFLGPYQPEVHPSQLIRPASGQLTLLLDSAAAAKLPAPANSDSTGTLELK
- the zwf gene encoding glucose-6-phosphate dehydrogenase, producing the protein MSASTVPVGVSAAAVDATKKGERVPEPCIVVIFGASGDLTKRKLLPALYHLDQSGLLPKDFAVVGVARRDLSATFGPDMKEGILKGGGVEENDPKLKPFMDRISYFATEFDDDAGFDKLKAHLAELDGKFNTKGNRLFYLAVAPEFFADITRRLGKHGMASPEAGDKHWVRVIIEKPFGTDLESARKLNDEINDVLAEDQIFRIDHYLGKETVQNILVFRFGNGIFEPVWNRNFIDHVEITAAESIGIEGRGPFYEKAGAVRDVLQNHVMEVLSFVAMEPPDSFEAEAVRTEKLKVWRAIEGIPVNNTVRGQYGPGKVDGKDVVGYRQEDRVSPTSSTETFAAIRLGIENWRWAGVPFYLRAGKRLAKRVTEVTIVFKQPPLHLFKSNSSEDNIAPNIIKMRIQPDEGISLQFGAKVPGPTTNLAQVNMAFSYADAFGKSSANGYERLLLDAMLGDATLFAHRDGVEATWALFTPILEAWAKVEAKHFPNYAAGTEGPECADELLAKDDRKWEKL